A region of Mammaliicoccus sp. Dog046 DNA encodes the following proteins:
- a CDS encoding lipid II:glycine glycyltransferase FemX, whose amino-acid sequence MKKMNITHEQHDEFVKQHPNGDMLQLTKWAESKKLTGWYSRRIAVGDGEQLTGVAQLLFKKVPKLPYTLCYISRGFVVDYKDETSVKVLLELSKEMARNEKSYAIKIDPDIEVDQSEGVLEFLTSLGFQHKGFEDGLSKTYIQPRMTMITKVDQSEEDLMQSFDKRNRSRVRNSLRRGTELVIGNRDDLKIFAKIMEETGERDNFLTRDVSYFENIYDHLNPDGDCELFLVKVVPNNVLKDLFVERDALLEEKAKLQERRQTKKVVNQLNDADEKLGNYEKRIQEMEELKEKNPDGVYLSGGILIFSGKKSYYLYGASSNEYREFLPNHRMIIEMMRFAKEKGADKFDFGGTDNDPDQDHEHYGLWAFKRVWGTYLSEKIGEFDYVLNKPLYTAIEKVKPAVTTYKRKIEKKIKKS is encoded by the coding sequence ATTAAGAAAATGAATATCACTCATGAGCAACATGATGAATTTGTAAAACAACATCCAAACGGTGATATGTTGCAACTTACAAAGTGGGCAGAATCCAAAAAGCTTACAGGTTGGTATTCTCGTCGTATAGCTGTAGGTGATGGAGAACAATTAACAGGTGTAGCACAATTGCTATTCAAAAAAGTCCCTAAATTACCATATACATTATGCTACATATCAAGAGGGTTTGTAGTTGATTATAAAGACGAAACTTCTGTGAAAGTATTACTAGAATTATCTAAAGAAATGGCGAGAAATGAAAAAAGTTATGCAATTAAAATTGATCCAGATATTGAAGTTGATCAATCAGAAGGTGTATTAGAATTTTTAACTTCTTTAGGTTTTCAACATAAAGGGTTTGAAGACGGTTTAAGTAAGACATATATTCAGCCACGTATGACAATGATTACGAAAGTCGATCAGTCAGAAGAAGATTTAATGCAAAGCTTTGATAAACGTAACCGTTCACGTGTGAGAAACTCATTAAGACGTGGAACAGAATTGGTTATCGGTAATCGTGATGATTTAAAAATCTTTGCTAAGATTATGGAAGAAACAGGAGAAAGAGATAACTTCTTAACTAGAGATGTTTCTTACTTCGAAAACATTTACGATCATTTAAATCCTGATGGTGATTGTGAATTGTTCTTAGTTAAAGTCGTTCCAAATAATGTATTAAAAGATTTATTCGTTGAAAGAGATGCATTACTTGAAGAAAAAGCAAAACTTCAAGAACGCAGACAAACGAAAAAAGTAGTCAATCAATTAAATGATGCTGATGAAAAACTAGGTAACTATGAGAAACGTATTCAAGAAATGGAAGAATTGAAAGAGAAGAACCCTGATGGTGTGTACTTATCAGGTGGTATCCTTATCTTCTCTGGTAAAAAGTCTTATTACTTATATGGTGCGTCTTCAAATGAATATCGTGAATTCTTACCTAACCACCGCATGATTATTGAAATGATGCGCTTTGCAAAAGAAAAAGGTGCAGATAAGTTTGACTTCGGTGGAACAGACAATGATCCAGATCAAGATCATGAACATTATGGACTATGGGCATTCAAGAGAGTTTGGGGCACATACTTAAGCGAAAAAATTGGTGAATTTGATTATGTATTAAATAAACCACTTTATACTGCTATTGAAAAAGTGAAACCAGCTGTTACAACGTATAAGAGAAAGATCGAAAAGAAAATTAAAAAATCTTAA
- a CDS encoding efflux RND transporter permease subunit, translating to MVQKMIKFSLNNKFAILLMTLIVLLGGIYSAFKMKLELLPDVTTPVITISTPYPGATPENVLKNVTEPVEKKVQNLEGVQNVSSQSLENASAITLEYTYQTNMDEAETELKKTIENLDLPEGAQEPEMSRMSMDSFPVVSYSVSDKDGNLEKATKQMESTLIPKLEKVDGVQNVSLSGQTLEEVNLEFKQNELTKKGLTEDQVLQYIDGATKESPLGLYTFGDNLKSIVVDGRFTSIKALKDLEIPLTGGSSSAGEGQQAGQAQQAGQSSDQSADASEGIPSVKLSDIADVKKEKKRDSISKTNGKDALALQVNKTSDANLVDVVDNVNKEVNAYKKDHKNIESVQLMETASTIKDSVSTMVEKALIGSIVAIIIILFFLRDFKSTIIAMVSIPMSLLIALLGLKSLDISLNILTLGALTVAIGRVIDDSIVVIENIYRRMSNKDETLKGGQLITSATKEMFIPIMSSTIVTIVVFLPLAFVTGQIGEMFRPFALAVAFSLLASLLIALTIVPVLSHIFFRNGIRKPKKEKGQWLASKYKNILKWNLNHKWLVIVISIVLVLASIVLVFTPYIGKSFIDTGSDKMLALTYKPSPGEKEDQVVKHGEQVEKYLSKDKNVDFVQYSVGGENPFNPSATKDMALMVKYDKDTPNWDNVGKKVMNKVDTFNHKGEWKQQDFSTGGTANEVSVKVSGPSTEALESTVKKVESEMKKVDGVDNVNSNLSTSYEQYDVKVDQDKASKLGLSAGQIAMALNQTTQDKVVTKLNEDGKSIDVKLSKPMKTDWSEDKLKDTKLTSPVGKSVKLSDIATLEKSKSPDTITKENDKISVSVDGKITGDDVAKVTSTVNQKVSKIDSPSDVELNVGGTNDDINEAIVQLVMAMAAAILIVYLVIVLTFKGGLAPFAILFSLPVSIIGVIAGLLVTQETISVPSMIGMLMLIGIVVTNAIVLIDRVINMEQAGMSTREALIEAAGTRLRPILMTAIATIGALVPLLFGGGSSILISKALAITVIGGLLSSTILTLLVVPISYEIIMKFKRKIFKHEPEHVE from the coding sequence ATGGTACAAAAAATGATTAAGTTTTCATTGAATAATAAATTTGCCATCTTGTTAATGACATTGATTGTCTTACTTGGCGGTATTTATTCAGCTTTTAAAATGAAGTTAGAACTTTTACCAGATGTTACGACACCAGTCATTACAATTTCGACACCATATCCAGGTGCTACACCTGAAAATGTCTTAAAAAATGTAACAGAACCTGTAGAGAAAAAAGTTCAGAATCTGGAAGGGGTACAAAACGTATCCAGTCAATCGTTAGAAAATGCTTCAGCTATTACCTTAGAATATACATACCAAACAAATATGGATGAAGCAGAAACAGAATTGAAAAAGACGATTGAGAATTTAGATTTACCAGAAGGTGCTCAAGAGCCTGAAATGAGTCGTATGTCGATGGATTCATTCCCAGTTGTGAGTTATTCTGTTTCTGATAAAGATGGCAATTTAGAAAAAGCCACAAAACAAATGGAATCTACTTTAATTCCTAAATTAGAAAAAGTAGATGGCGTACAAAACGTTTCACTATCTGGTCAAACATTAGAAGAAGTTAATTTAGAATTTAAACAAAACGAATTAACTAAGAAAGGTCTCACTGAAGATCAAGTATTACAATATATAGATGGAGCGACTAAAGAATCTCCGTTAGGATTATACACATTTGGAGATAACCTTAAATCGATTGTAGTAGATGGAAGATTCACATCGATTAAAGCATTAAAAGATTTAGAAATTCCATTAACAGGTGGTTCAAGTTCAGCTGGTGAAGGACAGCAAGCGGGTCAAGCACAGCAAGCCGGGCAATCATCTGATCAAAGTGCAGATGCTTCTGAAGGTATACCATCTGTAAAATTATCAGATATCGCTGATGTTAAAAAAGAGAAAAAGAGAGATTCAATTTCTAAAACAAATGGCAAAGATGCCCTAGCATTACAAGTGAACAAAACATCTGATGCTAATTTAGTAGATGTCGTTGATAATGTTAATAAAGAAGTAAATGCATATAAGAAAGATCATAAAAATATTGAATCTGTCCAATTAATGGAGACAGCTTCAACGATTAAAGATTCTGTTTCAACAATGGTAGAGAAAGCGTTAATTGGCTCTATCGTTGCAATTATTATTATTCTCTTCTTCTTAAGAGACTTTAAGTCAACAATCATTGCAATGGTGTCTATCCCAATGTCACTATTGATTGCATTATTAGGACTTAAATCTTTAGATATATCATTGAATATTTTAACGTTGGGTGCACTTACAGTTGCAATAGGACGTGTGATAGATGACTCCATCGTTGTTATAGAAAATATTTATAGACGTATGTCAAATAAAGATGAAACACTTAAAGGTGGTCAATTAATTACAAGTGCAACGAAAGAGATGTTTATTCCGATCATGTCTTCAACAATCGTAACGATTGTGGTGTTCTTGCCACTTGCATTTGTAACAGGACAAATCGGAGAGATGTTTAGACCATTCGCATTAGCTGTAGCATTTAGTTTATTAGCTTCATTGCTTATAGCATTGACAATCGTACCTGTGTTATCACATATTTTCTTTAGAAATGGCATTAGGAAGCCTAAAAAAGAAAAAGGACAGTGGTTAGCGAGTAAATATAAAAATATTTTAAAATGGAATTTGAACCATAAATGGCTCGTAATTGTAATAAGTATTGTACTTGTACTCGCAAGTATCGTATTAGTATTTACACCATACATTGGGAAATCATTTATTGATACGGGAAGCGACAAAATGTTGGCGTTAACGTATAAACCTTCTCCAGGTGAGAAAGAAGATCAAGTCGTTAAACATGGTGAACAAGTTGAGAAGTATTTATCAAAAGATAAAAATGTTGATTTTGTTCAATACAGTGTTGGAGGAGAAAATCCATTTAATCCATCTGCCACAAAAGATATGGCTTTAATGGTTAAATACGATAAAGATACACCGAATTGGGATAATGTTGGTAAGAAAGTAATGAACAAAGTTGATACATTTAACCATAAGGGAGAATGGAAGCAACAAGACTTTTCAACAGGTGGTACTGCAAATGAAGTATCAGTTAAAGTTTCAGGACCATCAACAGAAGCATTAGAAAGCACTGTTAAAAAAGTTGAAAGCGAAATGAAGAAAGTAGATGGCGTAGATAACGTCAATTCTAATTTATCAACTTCTTATGAACAATATGATGTCAAAGTAGATCAAGATAAAGCAAGCAAACTTGGATTGTCTGCTGGTCAAATCGCAATGGCACTTAACCAAACAACACAAGATAAAGTAGTAACTAAATTAAACGAAGATGGTAAATCCATTGACGTTAAATTGTCTAAGCCAATGAAAACAGATTGGTCAGAAGATAAATTGAAAGACACTAAATTAACATCACCTGTAGGTAAATCCGTTAAATTAAGTGATATTGCGACATTAGAAAAATCAAAATCACCAGACACAATCACTAAAGAAAATGATAAAATATCCGTTTCAGTAGACGGTAAAATTACAGGTGATGATGTCGCTAAAGTAACATCAACAGTTAATCAAAAAGTATCTAAAATTGATTCACCAAGTGATGTAGAATTAAATGTCGGTGGAACAAATGATGATATAAATGAAGCGATTGTACAACTTGTAATGGCAATGGCTGCAGCGATATTAATTGTTTACTTAGTTATTGTATTAACATTTAAAGGTGGACTTGCACCATTCGCGATACTATTCTCATTACCAGTATCAATTATTGGTGTCATTGCAGGTTTACTTGTTACTCAAGAAACGATATCTGTACCAAGTATGATTGGTATGCTGATGTTAATCGGTATTGTTGTAACTAACGCAATTGTATTAATCGATAGAGTTATTAATATGGAACAAGCGGGCATGTCTACGAGAGAAGCATTAATCGAAGCAGCAGGAACACGTTTGAGACCAATCTTAATGACAGCTATTGCTACAATAGGCGCTTTAGTACCATTATTATTTGGTGGAGGAAGTTCAATACTGATTTCTAAAGCATTGGCAATTACCGTGATAGGTGGATTGTTATCATCAACAATATTAACATTGCTCGTCGTGCCAATATCTTATGAGATTATAATGAAATTTAAACGAAAAATATTTAAGCACGAACCTGAACATGTTGAATAG
- a CDS encoding aminotransferase class I/II-fold pyridoxal phosphate-dependent enzyme gives MNMSKRLSNIPDSYFGKTMGQKIEHGPLPLINMAVGIPDGETPKVIVDEFIRAIQQPENQKYGAFHGKGTFRKAITDFYKRHYDVDLDPEEEVCILYGTKNGLVSLPTCVVEPGDYVLLPNPGYTDYLAGVLLADAKPYYLDLKTEHHYLPQWNQVDPHVLDQAKLIYLTYPNNPTGSIATQSFFDETIAQFKDSQTKIVHDFAYSAFGFEQKNPSILQTENAKDVAVEVFSLSKGYNMSGYRVGFAVGNKDMIAALKKYQTHTHAGMFGALQDASTVALNQCDAFLEQQNEIFKERRNQFEQRLKAVDIPFEPMKGGIFLWLKTPPNYNGESFVEYLLKEQSILVAPGIPFGDNGDAYVRISLALNDQELLEGAERLQSLSYLYKKEETSQ, from the coding sequence GTGAACATGTCGAAACGACTATCAAATATTCCAGACAGTTACTTTGGTAAGACAATGGGCCAAAAAATTGAACATGGTCCTTTACCATTAATTAATATGGCTGTTGGTATTCCAGATGGAGAAACTCCAAAAGTGATTGTAGATGAATTTATTCGAGCGATACAGCAACCTGAAAATCAAAAGTATGGTGCATTTCATGGGAAAGGAACTTTCAGGAAAGCAATTACTGATTTCTATAAAAGGCATTACGATGTAGATTTAGATCCTGAAGAGGAAGTGTGCATTTTATATGGTACGAAAAATGGCTTAGTCTCATTACCAACTTGTGTAGTGGAGCCGGGTGATTATGTATTATTGCCTAATCCAGGATATACGGATTATTTAGCGGGTGTGTTGTTAGCAGACGCTAAGCCTTATTACTTAGATTTAAAAACAGAACATCATTACTTACCACAATGGAATCAAGTAGATCCTCACGTTCTTGATCAAGCAAAACTTATATATTTAACCTATCCTAATAATCCGACTGGTTCCATAGCAACGCAATCATTCTTCGATGAAACCATCGCTCAATTTAAAGACTCACAAACTAAAATTGTACATGACTTTGCGTATAGTGCTTTTGGTTTTGAACAGAAAAATCCAAGTATATTACAAACTGAAAATGCTAAAGATGTAGCTGTTGAGGTTTTCTCTTTATCAAAAGGTTATAACATGTCTGGCTATAGAGTAGGTTTTGCGGTAGGTAATAAAGATATGATTGCTGCTTTGAAAAAATATCAAACACATACACATGCAGGTATGTTTGGAGCTTTGCAAGATGCTAGTACGGTCGCACTGAATCAATGTGACGCATTTCTAGAGCAACAAAATGAAATCTTTAAAGAACGAAGAAACCAATTTGAGCAACGTTTAAAGGCAGTCGATATTCCTTTCGAACCAATGAAAGGTGGCATATTCTTATGGTTAAAAACGCCGCCAAATTATAATGGAGAATCATTTGTTGAATATTTACTTAAAGAACAATCGATATTAGTTGCACCAGGTATACCATTTGGTGATAATGGTGACGCTTATGTCAGGATTTCATTAGCACTTAATGATCAAGAATTATTAGAAGGGGCAGAACGATTACAGTCACTTTCATATTTATATAAAAAAGAGGAAACATCTCAGTAG
- the mspA gene encoding membrane stabilizing protein MspA — MLILILLLFTFIYLIISYLSIYQLHTMLTQALRFIMGLMLVVFLGSIVFGFAIEIWWILAVLVCLVINIEITAFKYRIEDKKATKLLNYMTIFILIIYIILLFFVF, encoded by the coding sequence ATGTTAATACTCATACTATTATTATTCACCTTTATTTACCTCATTATAAGTTATTTAAGTATTTATCAGTTACATACAATGCTTACCCAAGCTTTGCGCTTTATAATGGGCTTAATGTTGGTTGTATTTTTAGGTAGCATTGTCTTTGGATTTGCCATAGAAATTTGGTGGATCTTAGCTGTACTTGTTTGTTTAGTGATTAATATTGAAATCACAGCTTTCAAATATCGTATTGAAGATAAGAAAGCAACGAAGCTATTAAACTATATGACAATATTTATACTTATCATATATATTATTTTATTATTTTTCGTATTTTAA
- a CDS encoding SE1832 family protein, which yields MDLNQQLSELKYDYIRIQNDLEKRESTGHATDLLEKQLVQIEEEISKVRNQINQD from the coding sequence ATGGATTTAAATCAACAATTATCTGAACTTAAATATGACTACATTCGCATTCAAAATGATTTAGAAAAAAGAGAATCCACAGGTCATGCTACTGACTTATTAGAAAAGCAACTTGTGCAAATTGAAGAAGAAATCAGTAAGGTTCGAAATCAAATCAATCAAGATTAA
- the ybaK gene encoding Cys-tRNA(Pro) deacylase: MKKLKTNAMRMLDQYNIFYHIHEFKIGKSHLDGHEVAQLIQKPENQVYKTLVLMNHNNEHFVFVIPIVEHLDMKKASKAVGQKKLELLPLDQLTKVTGYVRGGCSPIGMKKAFQTVVDSRAQSLSSFIVSAGKRGYQIEIDPNDLSKVITVQFEDVIKHN; encoded by the coding sequence GTGAAAAAATTAAAAACAAATGCTATGCGTATGCTTGATCAATACAATATATTTTATCATATTCATGAATTTAAAATAGGGAAATCACACTTAGATGGACATGAGGTTGCACAATTAATACAAAAACCTGAAAATCAAGTGTATAAAACATTGGTATTAATGAATCATAATAATGAACATTTCGTATTTGTAATACCTATTGTTGAACATCTAGATATGAAAAAAGCGAGTAAAGCAGTAGGTCAGAAGAAGCTAGAGTTGTTACCATTAGACCAACTTACAAAGGTTACAGGATATGTGCGCGGTGGTTGTTCACCGATTGGAATGAAAAAAGCATTTCAAACAGTCGTTGATTCACGTGCGCAATCTTTATCAAGTTTTATTGTTAGTGCTGGGAAAAGAGGGTATCAAATCGAAATTGATCCTAATGATTTATCTAAAGTCATTACTGTTCAGTTTGAAGATGTGATTAAGCATAACTAA
- a CDS encoding AEC family transporter: protein MTEKFIMIILLIALGYVLKKLKFFKASDGNILATLVLNVTLPSLVIVNLNGADLDLSLGWLPILMLVYGVVAKVIIIWLFTKKYNNQIRGTVGMMAASVNIGLFAYPLVAQIWPKNGLLYFGMLDIGTAIIMFGVTYFVGSYFNDGGDQFDFKRMGLNLLKTVPLMTYMLMFVLNIMSIHIPDKAIDFFEIIANANMPLSMILLGLFLNFKIEKAYLPIVVKYLLFHYGFGLSMGLLVHFFLPVSDPMIKTTLLIGWLLPIGVSVLSYAITFKYKTLPIVGMATNLSIVISIIILYIYQFFFV, encoded by the coding sequence GTGACAGAAAAATTTATAATGATAATCTTATTAATTGCTTTAGGCTATGTACTTAAGAAATTAAAATTCTTTAAAGCATCTGATGGTAATATACTAGCGACGCTTGTCTTAAACGTAACATTACCTTCACTTGTAATTGTAAATTTAAATGGTGCAGATTTAGATTTATCTTTAGGATGGTTACCAATATTAATGTTGGTATACGGTGTAGTTGCTAAAGTAATAATCATTTGGCTATTTACGAAAAAGTATAATAATCAAATTAGAGGTACAGTCGGTATGATGGCTGCATCTGTAAATATTGGATTATTTGCTTACCCATTAGTAGCACAAATATGGCCTAAAAATGGTTTGCTCTATTTTGGTATGTTAGATATCGGTACAGCAATAATTATGTTTGGTGTGACATATTTTGTAGGTAGTTATTTCAATGATGGTGGAGACCAATTCGATTTCAAACGAATGGGATTGAATTTACTTAAAACAGTACCATTGATGACGTATATGCTTATGTTTGTTTTAAATATAATGAGTATACACATACCTGACAAAGCTATAGACTTCTTTGAAATTATAGCAAATGCAAATATGCCATTATCAATGATCTTACTTGGTTTGTTCTTGAATTTCAAAATTGAAAAAGCATATTTACCTATAGTTGTGAAATACTTATTGTTCCATTATGGTTTTGGACTCAGTATGGGACTATTAGTGCATTTCTTCCTACCAGTAAGTGATCCAATGATAAAAACAACACTACTTATAGGTTGGTTACTTCCTATTGGTGTATCTGTATTATCATATGCGATAACATTTAAATATAAGACCTTGCCTATTGTAGGTATGGCAACTAACTTAAGTATTGTTATTTCAATTATCATACTTTATATTTATCAATTTTTCTTTGTATAA
- a CDS encoding glucose 1-dehydrogenase, whose amino-acid sequence MYTDLKDKVVIITGGNSGIGKATSERFGKEGSKVVIGYLDHVEEAEKIVQSIKDDGADAIAVKADVSVEDDIKNLIQQAHEKFGRIDVLINNAGFEKPIPSHEMSLEDWSKVIDINLTGAFIGSREVINYYLEHDIKGQIINTASVHDVIPWPNYVNYAASKGGMKLMMETLSMEYGKNGIRINNVSPGAIVTEHTREKFSDATTRQETLEMIPLNEIGEADQVANLNAFLASEQAHYIHGTTIYVDGGMTNYPAFMGGKG is encoded by the coding sequence ATGTATACAGATTTAAAAGATAAAGTTGTAATTATCACTGGGGGGAACAGTGGTATTGGTAAAGCAACATCAGAACGTTTCGGTAAAGAAGGTTCTAAAGTTGTAATTGGTTATTTAGATCACGTTGAAGAAGCAGAAAAAATCGTTCAATCTATTAAAGATGACGGTGCAGATGCAATTGCTGTTAAAGCAGACGTTTCTGTTGAAGATGATATCAAAAACTTAATCCAACAAGCACATGAAAAATTCGGTCGTATTGATGTTTTAATCAATAACGCTGGTTTCGAAAAACCAATCCCTTCTCATGAAATGAGTCTTGAAGATTGGTCAAAAGTTATCGACATCAACTTAACAGGTGCGTTTATTGGTAGTAGAGAAGTTATCAACTACTATTTAGAACATGATATTAAAGGACAAATCATTAATACAGCAAGTGTTCATGATGTTATTCCTTGGCCAAACTATGTCAATTATGCTGCAAGTAAAGGCGGTATGAAATTGATGATGGAAACTTTATCTATGGAATACGGTAAAAATGGAATTAGAATTAATAACGTTTCACCAGGTGCAATTGTAACAGAACATACACGCGAAAAATTCTCAGATGCTACAACTAGACAAGAAACGTTAGAAATGATTCCTTTAAATGAAATTGGTGAAGCTGATCAAGTTGCTAACTTAAATGCATTCTTAGCTTCAGAACAAGCACATTACATTCATGGTACAACTATTTATGTAGATGGTGGTATGACTAACTATCCAGCATTCATGGGTGGTAAAGGTTAA
- a CDS encoding GRP family sugar transporter, with protein MEYLIALLPALFWGSVVLINVKVGGGPYNQILGTTIGAFIIGVLLLIFGDVDFNATIVIVGIVSGIFWALGQGFQLRSVELVGVSITMPISTGLQLLGTTLFSAAFLGEWSTGVQVTLGLTGLVLLIIGVIFTSVQKKGEGNSKSTKALGKAIPMLLISTVGYVVYVVIGQVFNVSGWDALFPQSVGMVIGGIILSFKHKPTVKYTTANLLPGVMWALGNMFLFISQPKVGVGTSFSFSQMLVIVSTLGGIFLLGEQKTKRQMTFIWIGIVLIIIAAFVIGAAKS; from the coding sequence ATGGAATATCTTATAGCTCTTTTACCAGCCCTATTCTGGGGGAGCGTAGTATTAATCAATGTTAAAGTCGGTGGAGGCCCTTATAATCAGATTTTGGGTACTACAATCGGCGCATTTATCATCGGTGTTCTTTTACTCATCTTTGGTGATGTAGATTTCAATGCAACCATCGTTATCGTCGGTATCGTTTCAGGTATCTTCTGGGCACTTGGACAAGGTTTCCAACTTCGAAGTGTTGAATTAGTTGGTGTTTCAATTACAATGCCAATTTCAACAGGTCTTCAATTACTTGGTACAACATTATTCAGTGCTGCATTTTTAGGCGAATGGTCTACTGGTGTACAAGTAACACTTGGTCTAACTGGACTAGTATTACTTATCATTGGTGTAATCTTCACTTCAGTTCAGAAAAAAGGTGAAGGAAACAGTAAAAGCACAAAAGCACTTGGTAAAGCAATTCCAATGTTATTAATTTCAACAGTTGGTTACGTCGTTTATGTCGTAATCGGACAAGTATTCAATGTTTCAGGTTGGGATGCGTTATTCCCACAATCTGTAGGTATGGTTATTGGTGGTATTATCTTATCATTCAAACATAAACCAACAGTGAAATATACTACAGCAAACTTATTACCAGGTGTTATGTGGGCATTAGGTAACATGTTCTTGTTCATCTCACAACCAAAAGTTGGTGTAGGAACAAGTTTCTCATTCTCTCAAATGTTAGTTATCGTCTCTACTTTAGGTGGTATCTTCTTATTAGGAGAACAAAAAACAAAACGCCAAATGACATTTATTTGGATTGGTATCGTTCTAATCATTATAGCCGCATTCGTTATCGGAGCAGCTAAATCGTAA